From a region of the Microbacterium sp. nov. GSS16 genome:
- a CDS encoding bifunctional 2-methylcitrate synthase/citrate synthase codes for MTDAEIRKGLAGVVADVTSISKVNPETNSLLYRGYPVQELAATQSFEAVAYLLWHGELPTDEQLAEFRTTERAHRALSPEVKAAIDALPLDSHPMDEVRTAVSVIGAFETAGSGNVLDAVGTPEQNLQRSLQLFAVLPAVVSYGQRRRRGQELLESRDDLDYAANFLWLTFGEEPHEAVVDAFNRSMILYAEHSFNASTFTARVITSTLSDMYSAVVGAIGALKGPLHGGANEAVMHIFDEIGSADRVEEWLDAALAEKRKIMGFGHRVYKRGDSRVPTMKAALDTLVEHYDRPDVAELYEKLENEFVERKGIYPNLDYPSGPAYNLIGYDTLTFTPLFIAARIVGWTAHILEQQASNALIRPLSAYNGLDERHIEAYVPDTAAIDVQERPEEAAG; via the coding sequence ATGACTGATGCAGAGATCAGGAAGGGCCTCGCAGGGGTCGTCGCCGATGTGACGTCGATCAGCAAGGTCAACCCCGAGACCAACAGCCTGCTCTACCGCGGCTACCCCGTGCAGGAGCTCGCGGCGACGCAGTCGTTCGAGGCGGTCGCGTACCTGCTGTGGCACGGTGAGCTGCCGACCGACGAGCAGCTCGCCGAGTTCCGCACGACCGAGCGGGCGCACCGCGCCCTGTCGCCCGAGGTCAAGGCCGCCATCGATGCGCTGCCGCTCGATTCGCACCCGATGGACGAGGTGCGCACCGCCGTCAGTGTGATCGGCGCCTTCGAGACCGCGGGCAGCGGCAACGTGCTCGATGCGGTCGGCACCCCCGAGCAGAACCTGCAGCGCAGCCTTCAGCTGTTCGCGGTGCTGCCGGCCGTCGTCTCGTACGGTCAGCGCCGCCGCCGCGGCCAAGAGCTGCTCGAGTCGCGCGACGACCTCGACTACGCCGCGAACTTCCTCTGGCTGACGTTCGGCGAAGAGCCGCACGAGGCGGTCGTCGACGCATTCAACCGCTCGATGATCCTGTACGCCGAGCACTCGTTCAACGCATCCACCTTCACCGCGCGGGTGATCACGTCGACGCTCAGCGACATGTACTCGGCGGTCGTCGGAGCCATCGGCGCGCTCAAGGGCCCGCTGCACGGCGGAGCCAACGAGGCCGTCATGCACATCTTCGACGAGATCGGCTCGGCCGACCGCGTCGAGGAATGGCTCGACGCGGCGCTCGCCGAGAAGCGCAAGATCATGGGGTTCGGCCACCGGGTGTACAAGCGCGGCGACTCGCGTGTGCCGACGATGAAGGCCGCGCTCGACACCCTCGTCGAGCACTACGACCGGCCCGACGTCGCAGAGCTGTACGAGAAGCTCGAGAACGAGTTCGTCGAGCGCAAGGGCATCTACCCGAACCTCGACTATCCCTCGGGCCCCGCGTACAACCTCATCGGCTACGACACGCTGACGTTCACCCCGCTGTTCATCGCCGCGCGCATCGTCGGCTGGACGGCGCACATCCTCGAGCAGCAGGCCTCGAACGCGCTGATCCGCCCGCTGTCGGCGTACAACGGCCTCGACGAGCGGCACATCGAGGCATATGTGCCCGACACCGCCGCGATCGACGTGCAGGAGCGTCCGGAGGAAGCCGCCGGCTGA
- a CDS encoding GntR family transcriptional regulator produces the protein MSTVVDRSRASHRAYETLLEEIQSGALAADAVLGEVEQAARLGVSRTPLREALRRLAAEGLVVQQSPRVTVVAALDADDIRALFEIRRALEETSARLASQRGDAGAFAALADAFEHVDLARDEGRDAYYALIARLDAELDAAVANDYLTSALRTVRAHLVRVRRMARDKPERLAASAREHLLIARSLASRDADLAAHATHIHLHNALESILQSLREGTP, from the coding sequence ATGAGCACCGTCGTCGATCGCAGCCGCGCAAGCCACCGCGCCTACGAGACGCTGCTTGAAGAGATCCAGTCGGGCGCTCTCGCCGCCGACGCCGTGCTCGGCGAGGTCGAACAGGCCGCGCGGCTCGGCGTCAGCCGCACGCCGCTGCGTGAGGCCTTGCGCCGCCTCGCCGCCGAAGGTCTGGTCGTTCAGCAGTCGCCGCGCGTCACGGTCGTCGCGGCGCTCGACGCCGACGACATCCGTGCGCTGTTCGAGATCCGCCGGGCTCTCGAAGAGACCTCCGCCCGCCTCGCCTCGCAACGGGGTGACGCCGGCGCCTTCGCCGCTCTGGCCGACGCGTTCGAGCACGTCGATCTGGCGCGCGATGAGGGACGGGATGCCTATTACGCCCTCATCGCACGGCTCGACGCCGAACTCGACGCGGCCGTCGCCAACGACTACCTCACCTCCGCCCTGCGCACCGTCCGTGCCCACCTGGTGCGCGTCAGGCGCATGGCGCGCGACAAGCCGGAGCGGCTCGCAGCCTCAGCGCGCGAGCACCTGCTGATCGCCCGCTCCCTGGCTTCCCGCGACGCCGACCTCGCCGCGCACGCCACCCACATCCATCTCCACAACGCTCTCGAGAGCATCCTGCAGTCCCTCAGGGAAGGAACCCCATGA
- a CDS encoding FAD-binding protein, whose product MSSERNWAGNLVYGAARLVHPESLEEAREAIVSSERVRMLGTRHSFNDIADTDGALIALDRMPRAIEISAARDSVRVSSALRYGDIAPALEAAGLALPNLASLPHISVAGAVATGTHGSGDRIGSLATAVRALTLLTASGETRELRRGDPRFDGAVVSLGALGAVIELTLDVEPTYAVAQHVYEAPRWDAILADLDTVTGAGTSVSIFSTWQRTDAADQLWIKQRQRDDRADERAAVVALLGALPAAGKRHPILGADPQACSEQGGVPGPWFERLPHFRLAFTPSAGLELQSAYLVPRRDAVAAIEAVRGLASRIAPLLLVNEIRTVRADDLWLSSSYGADAVALHFTWRPDEPAVRALLPEIEAALPDSTRPHWGKISTLDAGEVRARYPRWGDFAALAASFDPERRFVNRRLEMLGL is encoded by the coding sequence ATGAGCAGCGAGCGCAACTGGGCAGGCAATCTCGTCTACGGGGCGGCTCGTCTCGTGCATCCCGAATCCCTCGAGGAGGCGCGCGAGGCGATCGTGTCCAGCGAGCGGGTGCGGATGCTGGGCACCAGGCACTCGTTCAACGACATCGCCGACACCGACGGCGCGCTCATCGCGCTCGATCGCATGCCGCGGGCGATCGAGATCAGCGCCGCGCGTGATTCGGTGCGCGTCAGCAGCGCGCTGCGCTACGGCGATATCGCGCCCGCGCTCGAGGCGGCCGGCCTCGCCCTCCCCAACCTCGCCTCGCTGCCGCACATCTCGGTCGCCGGAGCCGTGGCCACCGGCACTCACGGCTCCGGCGACCGGATCGGCTCGCTGGCAACCGCGGTGCGGGCGCTCACGCTGCTCACCGCATCCGGCGAGACCCGCGAGCTGCGCCGCGGCGACCCCCGATTCGACGGGGCAGTGGTCTCGCTCGGTGCGCTCGGCGCCGTGATCGAACTCACGCTCGACGTCGAGCCCACGTACGCCGTCGCGCAGCACGTCTACGAGGCGCCGCGCTGGGACGCGATCCTCGCCGACCTCGACACGGTCACGGGCGCCGGCACAAGCGTGAGCATCTTCTCGACCTGGCAACGCACCGACGCCGCCGATCAGCTGTGGATCAAGCAGCGACAGCGTGACGATCGCGCCGATGAGCGCGCTGCCGTCGTCGCTCTACTTGGTGCGCTACCCGCCGCTGGGAAGCGCCATCCGATCCTGGGCGCTGATCCGCAGGCCTGCAGCGAGCAGGGCGGGGTTCCGGGCCCGTGGTTCGAGCGTCTGCCGCACTTCCGTCTCGCCTTCACCCCCTCGGCCGGCCTCGAGCTGCAGAGCGCGTACCTCGTGCCGCGCCGCGACGCCGTGGCGGCGATCGAGGCGGTTCGCGGGCTCGCTTCGCGCATCGCTCCGCTGCTGCTCGTGAACGAGATCCGCACGGTGCGAGCCGACGACCTGTGGCTGAGTTCGTCGTACGGGGCGGATGCCGTCGCCCTGCACTTCACGTGGCGGCCCGACGAGCCGGCGGTACGGGCCCTGTTGCCCGAGATCGAGGCGGCGCTGCCGGATTCGACCCGACCGCACTGGGGCAAGATCTCGACCCTGGATGCCGGCGAGGTGCGCGCGAGGTACCCCCGCTGGGGCGACTTCGCCGCGCTCGCCGCGTCGTTCGACCCGGAGCGCCGCTTCGTGAACCGGCGCCTGGAGATGCTCGGGCTCTGA
- a CDS encoding VOC family protein, giving the protein MAHGDITHIDIPVSDMASASGFYSRLFGWNIAELPGFEGYPMWQAPNGISGGGLAPRDEGFTQPRSYVEVDSIDETIAAAKEAGGSVLMEKMPITDTSAWAVISDLDGNSIGLYEGTVG; this is encoded by the coding sequence ATGGCACACGGTGACATCACGCACATCGACATCCCGGTGAGCGACATGGCGAGTGCGAGCGGGTTCTACAGCAGGCTGTTCGGCTGGAACATCGCCGAGCTGCCCGGTTTCGAGGGGTACCCGATGTGGCAGGCCCCGAACGGGATCTCGGGCGGCGGACTCGCACCGCGCGACGAGGGCTTCACCCAACCTCGGTCGTACGTCGAGGTCGACTCGATCGATGAGACGATCGCCGCGGCGAAGGAGGCCGGCGGCAGCGTGCTGATGGAGAAGATGCCCATCACCGACACCAGCGCGTGGGCGGTGATCAGCGACCTCGACGGCAACAGCATCGGTCTGTACGAGGGCACCGTCGGCTGA
- a CDS encoding sulfatase family protein: MTSVAARPNLLVVMADQLGAHVIDRDEGWVDTPHLDRLRRSGAEFTRATVTFPLCVPSRASLLTGRMPHELGVGGNRQGSAVAEPGARPDSMGHLLTAAGYDCAYAGKWHAISPSAPPDAGFEVLHPFGDRGLADAAVQWLRSRGEASRPFLLFASFDDPHSICEYARRQPMPYGDVDPGAARDAPPLPANFEPAPFEAEAVRFEKGAAQQTYGTAEYTPEEWRQYRAAYRRLVERTDAQLGRILEALDESGLTDSTLVVFTSDHGDGDGAHRWNQKTALFEECVRVPLIVSGPGVAPGLRTDPVSAGLDVLPTLLEAAGAPEPAGRLGRPLPLVDDADGASDRVVGVETRFERADPPLTRGRAVYRGRYKYVVYSWGRNREQLHDVVADPGERRNLAVESAFDAVREDMRASLLQWCIDTDDHEFLKLVPLPADATEGTQERIFAVPY, from the coding sequence ATGACTTCGGTGGCGGCGCGGCCGAACCTGCTCGTGGTGATGGCCGACCAGCTCGGCGCGCACGTCATCGACCGCGATGAGGGATGGGTCGACACTCCGCACCTCGATCGGCTGCGCCGGTCGGGGGCGGAGTTCACCCGGGCCACCGTTACCTTCCCGCTGTGCGTGCCCTCGCGGGCGTCGCTGCTGACCGGACGGATGCCGCACGAACTCGGCGTCGGCGGCAACCGGCAGGGTTCGGCGGTGGCGGAGCCGGGGGCGCGCCCCGACAGCATGGGGCACCTGCTCACGGCCGCCGGGTACGACTGCGCGTATGCGGGCAAGTGGCATGCGATCTCGCCCAGCGCGCCGCCGGATGCGGGGTTCGAGGTGCTGCATCCCTTCGGCGATCGCGGTCTCGCCGACGCGGCTGTGCAGTGGCTGCGCAGCCGCGGGGAGGCCTCACGACCCTTCCTGCTGTTCGCCTCGTTCGACGATCCGCACAGCATCTGCGAGTACGCGCGGCGCCAGCCGATGCCTTACGGCGACGTCGATCCCGGTGCGGCACGGGACGCCCCGCCGCTGCCGGCGAACTTCGAGCCAGCCCCGTTCGAGGCCGAGGCGGTGCGCTTCGAGAAGGGCGCCGCCCAGCAGACCTACGGCACAGCCGAGTACACACCCGAGGAGTGGCGGCAGTACCGCGCCGCCTACCGACGGCTCGTCGAGCGCACGGATGCCCAGCTGGGGCGGATCCTCGAGGCGCTCGACGAGTCGGGTCTCACGGACTCGACCCTGGTGGTGTTCACGAGCGATCACGGCGACGGCGACGGCGCGCACCGGTGGAATCAGAAGACGGCGCTGTTCGAGGAGTGCGTGCGAGTGCCGCTGATCGTGTCAGGGCCCGGCGTGGCGCCCGGGCTGCGGACCGATCCGGTATCGGCCGGACTCGACGTGCTGCCCACCCTGCTCGAGGCCGCCGGAGCGCCTGAGCCCGCAGGGCGGCTCGGCCGCCCGCTGCCCCTCGTGGACGATGCGGATGGGGCATCCGATCGCGTCGTCGGAGTCGAGACCCGCTTCGAGCGCGCCGACCCGCCCCTCACCCGTGGCCGCGCGGTCTATCGAGGCCGGTACAAGTACGTGGTCTACAGCTGGGGCAGGAACCGGGAGCAGCTGCACGACGTGGTCGCCGATCCGGGCGAGCGCCGCAACCTCGCCGTCGAGTCGGCGTTCGACGCAGTGCGGGAGGACATGCGGGCGAGTCTGCTGCAGTGGTGCATCGACACCGATGACCACGAGTTCCTCAAACTGGTCCCGCTGCCGGCGGATGCCACGGAGGGCACGCAGGAGCGGATCTTCGCCGTGCCCTACTGA
- the prpB gene encoding methylisocitrate lyase translates to MLYATTPAHEKRRAFRARLASGELLRFPGAFNPLSARLIEQKGFEGVYVSGAVLSADLGLPDIGLTTLTEVAGRGQQIARMTDLPAIIDADTGFGEPMNVARTIQTLEDAGLAGAHIEDQINPKRCGHLDGKAVVDSDTAVKRIRAAVDARRDENFLIMARTDIAAVDGLEAAKDRARALVDAGADAIFPEAMRSLEEFAAIRDAVDVPILANMTEFGKSDLFSVDQLQGVGVNIVIWPVSLLRIAMGAAGRALDTLNAEGHLTSKLGEMQHRADLYDLIDYESYNHFDSGVFNFTIDHPGR, encoded by the coding sequence ATGCTGTACGCCACCACGCCGGCGCACGAGAAGCGCCGCGCTTTCCGCGCCCGCCTCGCGAGCGGCGAGCTGCTGCGCTTCCCCGGCGCGTTCAACCCGCTCAGCGCCCGGCTCATCGAGCAGAAGGGCTTCGAGGGCGTCTATGTCTCGGGTGCCGTGCTGTCGGCCGACCTCGGCCTGCCCGACATCGGCCTGACCACGCTCACCGAGGTCGCCGGACGCGGTCAGCAGATCGCCCGCATGACCGATCTGCCCGCGATCATCGACGCCGACACCGGGTTCGGTGAGCCGATGAACGTCGCCCGCACGATTCAGACACTGGAGGATGCCGGTCTCGCCGGCGCCCACATCGAAGACCAGATCAACCCCAAGCGCTGCGGTCATCTCGATGGGAAGGCGGTGGTCGACTCGGATACGGCGGTCAAGCGCATCCGGGCCGCCGTCGACGCGCGCCGCGACGAGAACTTCCTCATCATGGCGCGCACCGACATCGCCGCCGTCGACGGGCTCGAGGCGGCGAAGGATCGGGCCAGGGCGCTCGTTGATGCCGGCGCCGACGCGATCTTCCCCGAGGCGATGCGGTCGCTCGAGGAGTTCGCCGCGATCCGGGATGCCGTCGACGTGCCGATCCTCGCGAACATGACCGAGTTCGGAAAGTCCGACCTGTTCTCGGTGGATCAGCTGCAGGGCGTCGGCGTGAACATCGTGATCTGGCCGGTGTCGCTGCTGCGGATCGCCATGGGTGCCGCCGGGCGCGCGCTCGATACCCTGAACGCCGAGGGGCATCTGACCTCGAAGCTCGGCGAGATGCAGCACCGCGCCGATCTCTATGATCTGATCGACTACGAGTCGTACAACCACTTCGACTCCGGAGTGTTCAACTTCACCATCGACCACCCCGGTCGTTGA
- a CDS encoding MFS transporter: protein MSASGAQVKEVRSLVPARMDRLPWSRFHWMIIVGLGFSWILDGLEVQIVAANGYAKTLGMGPAEVGLAGTCYLLGQVFGALVFGRLADRLGRKKLFLLSLAVYLVGSAVAGLAFAPWFFYIWRFVAGAGIGGEYAAINSAIDEIIPAKYRGRVDIAINGTYWGGAALGAVANMFFLNTDILPADLGWRLSFFLGPVLGVLIIWLRRHIPESPRWQMTHGREEDAERNVDEIEERVRREGKTVDPVDEGKAITVKEYGSVPFLVIMKVLFKKYPRRTLVGITMMITQSFLYNAIFFTYALVLENFYDTPPASAGQYFIIFAIGNLTGALVLGHFFDTWGRRRMLFGTYVLAGLILLVSAFMFNAGALNAATHTAFWCASFFFASAGASAAYLTVSEIFPLELRSQVISYVFSIGQLVGAIAPVLYGSLIGASAESGDRGPLFWGYVLGSGVMIFGGVICGVFGISAAGKSLEDVTDPLSLVAPAEDGVTPEGAS, encoded by the coding sequence ATGTCTGCATCCGGAGCACAGGTCAAAGAGGTGCGGTCGCTGGTTCCTGCGCGGATGGATCGGCTTCCGTGGTCGCGTTTCCACTGGATGATCATCGTCGGGCTCGGCTTTTCGTGGATCCTCGACGGCCTCGAAGTGCAGATCGTGGCGGCGAACGGCTACGCGAAGACGCTGGGGATGGGGCCGGCCGAAGTGGGACTCGCGGGCACCTGCTATCTGCTGGGCCAGGTCTTCGGAGCGCTCGTCTTCGGCAGGCTGGCCGATCGACTGGGACGCAAGAAGCTGTTCCTCCTCTCCCTCGCCGTGTACCTGGTCGGCTCAGCGGTGGCCGGCCTCGCGTTCGCGCCATGGTTCTTCTACATCTGGCGGTTCGTCGCGGGAGCGGGCATCGGCGGCGAGTACGCGGCCATCAACTCCGCCATCGACGAGATCATCCCCGCCAAATACCGGGGCCGGGTCGATATCGCCATCAACGGAACCTATTGGGGCGGTGCCGCTCTCGGCGCCGTCGCGAACATGTTCTTCCTGAACACCGACATCCTGCCCGCCGACCTCGGCTGGCGGCTCAGCTTCTTCCTCGGACCGGTGCTGGGCGTGCTGATCATCTGGCTGCGCCGACACATCCCCGAGAGCCCGCGGTGGCAGATGACGCACGGGCGGGAAGAAGACGCCGAGCGCAATGTCGACGAGATCGAGGAGCGTGTGCGCCGCGAGGGCAAGACCGTGGACCCGGTCGATGAGGGCAAGGCGATCACCGTCAAGGAGTACGGCAGCGTGCCCTTCCTCGTGATCATGAAGGTGTTGTTCAAGAAGTACCCCCGCCGCACGCTGGTCGGCATCACGATGATGATCACGCAGTCGTTCCTCTACAACGCGATCTTCTTCACCTACGCGCTGGTGCTGGAGAACTTCTACGACACGCCCCCGGCATCCGCGGGTCAGTACTTCATCATCTTCGCCATCGGAAACCTGACCGGCGCGCTCGTGCTGGGGCACTTCTTCGACACCTGGGGACGACGGCGGATGCTGTTCGGCACCTACGTGCTGGCCGGCCTGATCCTGCTGGTGAGCGCGTTCATGTTCAACGCGGGCGCGTTGAACGCGGCGACGCACACGGCGTTCTGGTGCGCCTCGTTCTTCTTCGCCTCGGCGGGGGCGTCGGCGGCGTACCTCACTGTGAGCGAGATCTTCCCGCTCGAGCTGCGCAGCCAGGTGATCTCGTACGTCTTCTCGATCGGTCAACTCGTCGGCGCCATCGCACCCGTGCTGTACGGCTCGCTGATCGGGGCAAGTGCCGAGTCAGGCGACCGGGGGCCGCTGTTCTGGGGATACGTGCTCGGTTCGGGCGTGATGATCTTCGGGGGAGTGATCTGCGGGGTCTTCGGCATCAGCGCCGCCGGCAAATCGCTCGAGGACGTCACGGATCCGCTCTCGCTGGTGGCGCCGGCCGAAGACGGCGTCACGCCCGAGGGCGCGAGCTGA
- a CDS encoding MmgE/PrpD family protein produces the protein MTVTHHVRVYRSEEELPREEQLAWKIAQVAVDPVEVEPEVVDMIINRVIDNAAVAAASLTRAPINAARAQAFSHPVSTGGRGATVFGCPLDQRTSPEWAAWANGVAVRELDYHDTFLAAEYSHPGDNIPPIVAVAQHVGSDGHALVRALATGYEIQVDLVKAISLHKHKIDHVAHLGPSAAAGIGTLLGLDAETIYQAIGQALHTTTATRQSRKGEISTWKAHAPAFAGKMAVEAVDRAMRGQTSPSPIYEGEDGVIAWMLDGKDASYEVPLPAQGEPKRAILDTYTKEHSAEYQAQAIIDLARRLGTDNTALRDPANIESIVLHTSHHTHNVIGSGANDPQKYDPTASRETLDHSVPYIFAVALQDGTWHHVDSYTPERAQRPDTVELWQKITTLEDPEWTRRYHSTDITEKAFGGRVEITLKDGTKIVEEIAVADAHPLGARPFARENYIRKFRVLAQPVLDAAEIDRFLELVQRLPELTADEVQELSIVAKKGVLASADAPKGLF, from the coding sequence ATGACCGTCACCCACCACGTCCGCGTCTACCGCTCCGAAGAGGAGCTGCCGCGCGAAGAGCAGCTCGCCTGGAAGATCGCCCAGGTCGCCGTCGACCCCGTCGAGGTCGAACCCGAGGTCGTCGACATGATCATCAACCGCGTCATCGACAACGCGGCGGTCGCCGCGGCATCGCTCACCCGCGCGCCCATCAATGCGGCCCGTGCACAGGCGTTCAGCCACCCCGTCTCGACCGGCGGCCGGGGCGCCACCGTGTTCGGCTGCCCGCTCGACCAGCGCACCAGCCCCGAGTGGGCGGCGTGGGCGAACGGCGTCGCCGTGCGCGAGCTCGACTATCACGACACATTCCTCGCGGCCGAGTACTCCCACCCCGGTGACAACATCCCGCCCATCGTCGCGGTCGCGCAGCACGTCGGATCCGACGGGCACGCCCTGGTGCGCGCCCTCGCCACCGGCTACGAGATCCAGGTCGACCTCGTGAAGGCGATCTCGCTGCACAAGCACAAGATCGACCACGTCGCGCACCTCGGCCCGTCGGCCGCCGCCGGCATCGGCACGCTGCTCGGGCTCGACGCCGAGACCATCTACCAGGCGATCGGGCAGGCGCTGCACACCACCACCGCGACCCGTCAGAGCCGCAAGGGCGAGATCTCGACCTGGAAGGCGCACGCCCCCGCGTTCGCCGGGAAGATGGCCGTCGAGGCGGTCGACCGGGCCATGCGCGGCCAGACCTCGCCGTCGCCGATCTACGAAGGCGAAGACGGCGTGATCGCCTGGATGCTCGACGGCAAGGACGCCTCGTACGAGGTGCCGCTGCCAGCCCAGGGCGAGCCCAAGCGAGCGATCCTGGACACCTACACGAAGGAGCATTCCGCCGAGTATCAGGCCCAGGCGATCATCGACCTCGCTCGTCGACTCGGCACCGACAACACGGCCCTGCGCGACCCGGCGAACATCGAGTCGATCGTGCTGCACACCAGCCACCACACCCACAACGTGATCGGCTCGGGGGCGAACGACCCGCAGAAATACGACCCCACAGCCTCGCGTGAGACGCTCGACCACTCGGTGCCGTACATCTTCGCCGTCGCACTGCAGGACGGCACCTGGCACCACGTCGACTCGTACACCCCCGAGCGTGCTCAGCGCCCCGACACCGTCGAGCTGTGGCAGAAGATCACCACGCTCGAGGACCCGGAGTGGACCCGCCGCTATCACTCCACCGACATCACCGAGAAGGCGTTCGGGGGCCGGGTCGAGATCACGCTGAAGGACGGCACGAAGATCGTCGAAGAGATCGCGGTCGCCGACGCGCACCCGCTCGGTGCCCGTCCGTTCGCACGCGAGAACTACATCCGCAAGTTCCGCGTGCTCGCCCAGCCCGTGCTCGACGCCGCAGAGATCGATCGGTTCCTCGAGCTCGTCCAGCGCCTGCCCGAGCTCACGGCCGACGAGGTGCAGGAGCTCTCGATCGTCGCGAAGAAGGGCGTCCTGGCATCCGCCGACGCCCCGAAGGGCCTGTTCTGA
- a CDS encoding aldo/keto reductase, with translation MPGMLALNDGSRLPALGLGLYKVPIEQTAEVTLAGIDAGYRLVDGARFYGNERELGDAIRSSGRREDLLVASKFWGDPVQSGEQALADFADSERDLDIGPLDLYMIHWPRSTRGTFVDVWRTLIALQRAGRVRTIGVANFEPEDLRRLIDETGVAPALNQVESHPWLPQHELRALHAELGIVTQAWSPLGRGRLLDDPTLLTIAAKHSVSVAQVVLRWHLQLGGAAVVKSIHPARLRQNLDLDDFELDDRDMATIAGLESGVRTGTHPRDRQ, from the coding sequence ATGCCAGGAATGCTCGCTCTCAACGACGGAAGCCGGCTGCCGGCGCTCGGGCTCGGTCTCTACAAGGTGCCCATCGAGCAGACGGCCGAGGTGACGCTCGCCGGCATCGACGCAGGCTACCGGCTTGTGGACGGCGCCCGCTTCTACGGCAATGAGCGCGAACTGGGTGACGCCATCCGCTCATCCGGGCGACGCGAAGACCTGCTCGTCGCTTCGAAGTTCTGGGGCGACCCCGTGCAGAGCGGCGAGCAGGCGCTCGCCGACTTCGCAGACTCCGAACGCGATCTCGACATCGGCCCACTCGATCTCTACATGATCCACTGGCCGCGGTCGACGCGAGGCACCTTCGTCGACGTGTGGCGCACATTGATCGCGCTGCAGCGGGCGGGGCGGGTGCGCACGATCGGCGTCGCCAACTTCGAGCCCGAAGACCTGCGACGCCTCATCGACGAGACCGGCGTCGCACCGGCGCTGAACCAGGTCGAGTCGCATCCGTGGCTGCCGCAGCACGAACTGCGTGCTCTGCACGCCGAGCTCGGCATCGTCACGCAGGCGTGGAGTCCGCTCGGCCGCGGGCGGCTGCTCGATGACCCGACCCTGTTGACCATCGCGGCGAAGCACTCGGTCTCGGTGGCGCAGGTGGTGCTGCGCTGGCATCTGCAGCTCGGCGGGGCCGCCGTCGTGAAGTCGATCCATCCTGCGCGCCTGCGCCAGAACCTCGATCTCGACGACTTCGAGCTCGACGACCGCGACATGGCGACCATCGCCGGTCTCGAGTCCGGCGTGCGCACCGGCACCCACCCGCGCGACCGGCAATAG